The genomic segment actataaaattatttcaactcaggctgggcgtggtggctcacatctgcaatctcagcattttgggaggccgaggagggaggatcagttgagcccaggagttcaagaccagccgggcaacatagcgagaccccatctctaataaacttttatataaatatatatatagatatatatataatacacacacacacacacatatatatataattatttcaacttGGCTGCATGTTTGAAATGTTTCATAGTAAATGTTAGGGAGTGGGGAAGCAGGACTCTTCTGGCGGCAACAAACAGCCCCACCAGGTGCCACCATTTCTATCTAGCACATCACCTTATTTATTTCCCTTATAGTATTTATcactctctttatttttattttaaaaggaaaaaagagatgaggtcttgctgtgttgcccaggttggtctcgaactcctgggctcaagccatcctcctgccttggcctcccaaagtgctgggattacaggcgtgaaccactgcgcctggctcttgTCACCCTcttattttgtttacttgtttacctatttattgttatttatttactgtctAGTCATTGAAATATAAGCCTCCCAAGGGAAGTGGCACGGACACCAACATCTTCCAGTGCCCAGAATAGTGACTGCCACCCAGGAACTCAGTAAACGTGCTTttcttaaagacagggtctccctctgtcacccaggctggagtgcagtggcgtgatcatggctcactgcagcctcgacctccccaggctcaggtgatcctcccacttcagcctcccaactacaggcacgcacccccacacccagctaattttttattttttgtagagaagcggtctcattatgttgtccaggctggtcgcACACTCTCGGCCTCTAAGATTTccagcctcggccccccaaaatgtagggattacaaggtgtgagccactgcacctagacaacatgtgttctttttattttatttttatttatttatgtatttatttattttggagacggagttttgctcttgttgtccaggctggagtgcaatggagcgatctcggctcactgcaacctctgcctctccggcTCAAGtgaattctccggcctcagcctcccgagtagctgggattacaggcacgtaccaccacgcccagctatttttttgtatttttagtagagatggggtttcaccatgttgaccaggctggtctcgaactcctgaccttaggtgatcctctgggattacaggcgtgagccaccgtgcctggcccaacatGTGTTCTCAAATGCGTCTTGGGAGAGGACTGGGGATCTAGTCTGGCTCCAGACTCAGTTCAGGGACCACAGGAAGGAATAAATAACGACCTCTTAGCCCAGGTTCCCTAGAAGAAAAGGGTATACCCAGCAGCTGGAGAATGTCCCATAAGGTAAGGGAATGTGTGAGTTGGCCTGAAAAACGGGCAACAGGTTGAACTAGACATCTTAATTGTTTCCCTGGAGCCCTAATTCCTGCCCCAAACCTAATACAGACCCTCTACCAATCCCATTCTTCTGGCCCCGCCCCAAGCCTAGGCCCCACCCCCAGACTCTTAGGCCCTGCCCCAAAGCAAAAACTCCAGCCCTTTTAAAGCTAAGCAATGCCCATTCCGGCCCTTTCAAGGTTAGGAAGTCCCCCAAGTCTAGGGCACCGACTCAAAACTTAGGGAGCTTGGATCTGTGGGCGTTTATAGGATAGGTTGGTGGAACTAGAGGAGGCGGTCCCCAGTTTGTACTGCCTCTCCAGGGAATCTCCCCAAACCCGAAGACACGTCCCATTGTGCTGACTCCTCATTGGATAGTGCAGTCTGTTCTGGCCTCTCTGATTGGTCCTTCCACAATCCCTAGCTGTACTCCCTCTGCATTGGACTGCGCCTGTGAGCCACCCTTTCTGATTGGCCCCTGCTTTCCCATGCTTTGCTCCTGATCGGGCAAGTCCTTGTGCATGGCTCTTTCTGATTGGACCGTTTGTAATCACAAGCCTGGATGAAACAGAAGTTCCACTATGGAGGGTGGGAGTACCACcaaggaggacgaggaggaggggggggagggggagggggagagggaaggggaggggagggggaggggagcggggaggaggaggaggttccCTAAGTCTCTTGCCTAAGAGAGAGTGTGGCCATTGACCCCCAAGATAGCCTGGGCTTAAAGAGTTCTAACTGTACAGACCACAGGTGCCTTTGGCTTCTATGCCTCAGATTTTTATCGTCTTTAAGTTGGAGAGAATAATAGTACCTTTTTCACGAGGTATTGCAATAATTAAATAAGCTAATGCCTATAAACTGCTTATAGAAGTACCTGGTACATAGGAAGCCCTCAAGAGGAGGGTCAGCTATTAGTATTCATTTGATCATGTAAGTGCATGACCTTGGATGAGTCCCTCTGCCTCTCTGACCTCTGCAGGCCAGGAGTTCCTTGTCCATTTAATTGAATGACCCCTCTTGTCTccagtcctcctcctcctccatctcctgccTTCAGGGACTGGGCCTGTGAtcagagggagggacagagagataGGGACAGGAAAACAGCACTAGTGGAGGGCAGAGGAGCTCAACCTAACCCTCCAGAGAATTTAGGGCAGGGTGAATTTTCTCTATGGACCAGTGTAGAGTGATTCTATCCCGAATCCCTCATGCAAAGGACTTGCCCTGATTGGGGGTGAGCGGGCAAGAGATAGGGTAGAGTGGGGTGGTAAGGGGATGGTGTGTTAAGGCTGGGAGGGCTTGGAGCTGGGCTTTTTGGACCCTATCCCCGGAAACACCAAGGTTGGGGGAACGGGCAGCCCAGGCCCAAGGTCACTATGTCTTTGTTACCATGGCAACAGCCACCTCTCTACCGGGAACCTgaaaaggggtggggggagggagttCCCACGTCCCTGAAACCGgggacagagaggggaacaatTAGAAACAtggaagagaagcagagagacagaaagggtgTGATTCATCTCTGTGAAGACCTGCCCATCTCGGAATTCTCAGAGCCCGGTACATTGTGGGTACTTAATCAATGTCCCTCAGAGACAGACGCAGAAAGCCTGAGAAAGTTCGATGTCAAGAGatgccagaaaaaagaaaagaagaatcttCAGATGGGGGCAAGTGTCCCTTCCCTGTCTCCTCAATCTCACACCCCTGGGAGTCCACCGAGGGCCCAGGATCGACTTCAGCTTCCCCAGCCCTGGGTGTTCAGGCCTACCTGACCGTACAAACCATCCACCCCCCAGCAGCTCCTGAGATCCTGAAGCAATTACGTTCAAACCTCTTCGGCCTTTAAATTCTTCCTATCTAAGGGCTCAGCTGAGAAAAGTCGCATTCGGTGATGCCTCCTACCCCCcagaggtggggagtgggggaggaaaCGGGCACTTTGCCTCCTTTATTCTCAGGGGTCCTTGTTCCCCTTGGGAGTGACCGCTCTGTAGATCCAGATATTTCCCCAATACCTCCAGGAGACCCAGGCCTCGCCCAtccgtcccccaccccccaaggaAATCCTTCAggcccttccctttctttctaagAAAGAGGTATCCTCCTTCCCTCCCGGGACCCAGCTCGCATTCCTCTAGGTCAGCCCGCCCCCTGCTGGCCCAAGCCTCGTACTGCAGGAACCGTCGGCTAGAGCCCAGAAGAGGCAGAAACTGAGTCCAAACTGAGGATCTCCgagtttttgcattttaaaatttatttaaagtcttGGTTGTTCAGGTCCTAGGGGTTCCAAGTCCCCAGTCACCTTGAGGACTCAGACATCAGGAATTCAGTCCCCAGCCCAGAGATCAACGAAAGAAAGACAACTTTTCTTGGAGCCAGGCCTCAGTGAGGTCATCAGTGGTGCGGATTTCGAACACCTGGGCAGAGAGAGGTCTCGGCATTATGATCTACTCAAACACTGAGacagtggctgggcacggtggctcacctgtaagagagcactttgggaggctgaggtgggtggatcacttaaggtcaggagttcgagaccagcctggccaatatggtgaaaccctgactctactaaaaatacaaaaagtagccaggtgtggtggcgtgtgcctgtcgtcccactacttgggaggctgaggcaggagaattgcttgaacccaggaggaggaggttgcagtgagccgaggttgtgccactgcactccagcctggatgacagagcgagacccagttctttaaaaaaacaaaaacaaaaacaaaaaccactgagACAGTGAGGACTCTAGTCCCTCTTCCCTCAGACCCAGGACCCACACCACCTCTCCCTAACACTCTGGAGCCCCATCCCAGTCTGAACCTTTGTGAGCTCTGCTGTCTGCACCAGCCTGTTTTTACTCCCTGCATACATCATCTGTTGTTCCGGCTTGCAGCCTGCgtggaaaagaggagaaaggcaCATCAGTGGGGACCCAGGCGTGTTCTCTAAAGCTCTAGTAATGTCCTGAAGGCCCTGCAGCTTGCCAAGGGTCCTAGGAGCTCTTCTAAGGAGGTCCCTGCACTGTACTCAGTTTCTAGGTTGGCTTGGGGGCTTCAAGTTATTCTGAGGGTCTCTGGAGATGATTTAGGGGCCAGACGGGGATTTCTAGGTGAAAGGAAAAGGTGGGTTGGCTTAGGCCCCAGGACTGAGAACGGGTGGGCTCTTGGTGAATCTGAGCCCCCACCTCCACTTCACTGCCCTCCCACATCATGCGTGcgacacacacacatcctcaccCAGTCACACACAGGCTGTCACATGCTCACACTCTTACACAAGTGCCTGCACACATTCGcatttacacacaaacacacacacacagaatcgaAGACCCTCTCCTGAGGACAGTAGAGCTGTGTCTCACCCACAGGGCTGGAGAAGATGAAACACAAAGGGTAGGACACTCGGCCATCGTCATGCACGTACTTGTAGCTGTAAACCACGAACCTACCGTGAAAGGGAATTGAAAATCAGGACTCTGGCCTGCAGCCCAGGCTTAACAGCCATTACCTGAGTCCACAGCCTTGAAATGTTGGCTGAGTCTGAGAACCCAGGGTTGATGTCTGGGACTCAGGGTACTGACCTCAAACAcaacaaatgattaaaaaataatcataggGCCGGGCGCaggactcacacctataatcccagcactttgggaggccgaggcgggtggatcacctgagatcaggagttcgagaccagcctggccaacatggtgaaacctcgtctctactaaaaatacaaaaattagcctggagtagtggtgggcgcctgtaatcccagctagtcaggaggctgaggcaggagaatcgcttgaactcaggaggcagaggttgcagtgagccaagatcacgccattgcactccagcgtgggtgacaaaagtggaactccatctcaaataataataataatgatagtgcTCATTTGACTCACAATTACTTTATAATATAGGTGCTATTAATATCCCCAtcgtacagatgagaaaactgaggcccaaagtcACTTGCCTAAGGTTCTACAGATAGGGGAGAGATTTGAACCTGGGAAAGTGAATGCCAGCGTGTAAGTTCTCACCCCCTATGCAATTCTGTCCAGTGCACTTGAACCCCAGGTGCACTGTGACCAGTGATGGCTACAGAATCATCCAAGCCcggtataaaatgaaaatgtggggcatCTTGTtcaagaagcaggaaaattgttttcctttcttttgtagtCTCTCTCTAGACTGATCatcgtcttttttttttactgttattagagacagggcctcactctgttgcccaggctggagtgcaatggtgcgatcctagctcactgcagtcttgaactcctgggctcaagcaatcctcctatctcagcctccagagtagctgggagtataggtgcacaccaccatgcccagctaatttttttttttttttttttgagacagggtctcactttgtcacccaggttggagtacagggacgtggtctcagctcattgcagcctcgacctcccaggttcaggtgatcctcctgcctcagccccccaagtagctgagattacaggggcgtgccaccacatccagctaatgttttttgtgttttttgcagagacagagtttcaccatgttgcccaggctggtctcgaactcctgagctcaagtgatctgtccacctcagcctcccaaagtgctgggattacaggcatgagccactgcgcctggcctttttttaaaaaattttagtagaaatgggggtcttgttatgttgcccaggctggtcttgaactcctggccacaagcagtactcccacctcagactcccaaagtgctgagattacaggtgtgagccactgcgctcagcctgtCTTTTTTAGTTTGCTATTTAAAGTCGTGCTCCCTCGGGCATGAGGATATGCGCAGGCAGAGTGCAGATGCTCACAGGAACACCCTGTAACTTGTCAGGCAAGGGGTGCCTTCTGGACCCTGACCCTCCCTACACCAGCAGGAAACCCAAGGACAGCAGCGGTCACTGGGTGGGTGCAGAGAGTGGGTGGCTGAGAACCTGTTCAGGGAGGCAGCCAGGTGGTGGACTGCCTGTGAACCTAGCTCCAAACCCCAGCACATTTGTGTGAAGTCCATTGTCCCATCTGACTTCATacaaaacagaaattcaaagataaaactataaagaaggtgACCGTTAACCCCCATGTGTGAGGCCCCCTCCTGGGTGCGGGGCCCTGTGCAATTATCATATGCCCATGAAGCTGGTCCTTGTTGAGTCCTACAGCCTCTAATCCTAGAGACCCAAAATGAATTCAGTCAAGATGAAAAATCTTAGCAGACCAGTTTTCACAGAAATAGTCAAAGAGCTCTTCCACCAAAAAAAGCACCAGGCTCATGTGACTTCGCCCAGGATTCTACCTGATAGTTAAAAGTCGAGTCATTCCTttagcagggtgcagtggcagtgcctgtagtcccagttacttgggaggctgaggcaggaggatggcttgagcccaggagttagaggctacagtgagccaggatcacagcACTGCCcaatagcctgggtgacacagtgagaccctgtctctaaaaatttttttaataaaataacaataataataattaatttgtttGCTACCTAAAGTGTTCCCAAacattgaaaaagaaggaaaatttctttttttgtttttttgagacagggtcttgctctgtcacccaggctggagtacaggggtgctatcttggctcacttgcagcctcagcttcctgaactCAACTGACCCCcgacatcagcctcccaagtagctggaaccacaggcacatgccaccatgcctggctaattttttttttttttaatagagacaaggtcctccaccaggcgcggtggctcacgcctgtaatcccagcactttgggaggccgaagcagggatcacctgaggttaggagttcgagaccagcctggccaacatgtctctactaaaaatacaaaaattatccagacatggtggtgggcccctgtaatcccagctactcaggaggctgaggccagagaatcgcttgaacccaggaggcggaggttgcagtgagtcaagatcgcgccactgcactccaacctgggcaacagagcgagactctgtctctaacaaaaaaaaaaaaaaaatagagacaaggtcttgctatgttgcccaggctagtctcgaactcctggcctcaggtgatcctcccgcctcaggctcccaaagggctgagattacaggtgggagtcATAGTACCTGgccaaaatttcatttttaaaaaatgatgccaGCGTAATGTTGAAACAAAAACTCAACAAagtttgtacaaaaaaaaaaaaaagactcttaaaCCGGTATCATAAATAATCGGTATAAAATTCTGCAATAAAATATTGCTATACAAACAAAAAGTTCTAGAGtatgaactcttggcctcaaacacagagattcttttttttttttttttttttgagatagagtctcgctgtgtcacccaggctggagtgcagtggtgtgatctcagctcactgcagcctctgcctgccaggttcaagcgattctcgtgcctcagcctcccaagtagctgggattacagtcacatgccaccacgcccagttaatttttgtatttttagtagagacgggatttcaccatgttggtcaggctagtcttgaactcctgacctcaagtgatccaccctccttgacctcccaaagtgctgggattacagggatgagccacctcACTCGGCCAAACACAGAGATTCAAAGTCCATGAATAGGGCTGGAACTCCAGCAGTCCCTTAGCCTATACCTCCAACATCACCCCTCCCCTCATGGCCTGATCCAACCCTTTCTTCCCCCAGGATACCTGGGCTGTCTCTCCGGCAACTCCATTTTGAGCTCCTCTGGGGAAATGTTCTGaggcaagaaaacagaagaaaagacaaagaatgaggcagggcgcagtggctcacacctgtaatcccagcactttgggaggccgaggcaggcggatcacaaggtcaggaaatcattcagaccatcctggctaacagggtgaaacccgtctctactaaaaatacagaaaattagccaggcatggtggcatgcacctgtagtcccagctactcgagaggctgaggcaggagaattgcttgaatccgggatgcagaggttgcagtgagccgagatcgcgccactgcactccagcctgggagacagagtgagactccatttccaacaaaaaaattagccaggcgtgttcaggaggctgaggcaggagaattgcttgaacccgggaggcggaggttgcagtgaatcaagattgtgccatagcactccagcctgagcaaaaaagatcgaaactccgtctcaaaaaaaaaaaaaaaaaaaagaatgaccacCTTTAGgtgagcacttaccatgtgccaaggCATCGTTCTATGAAACACACATGGATTAATTCATGCAACTATCCCGTAAGTCTGTGGGGTAGGTCCCATCATTATGCCCACTatacagctgagaaaactgaggcccagaggtgtTAAGGCATTTGCCCAAGATTGCACAGATAGAAAGCAGCAGAGTTGAGATTTGAATCTGGGTTCGAATCATAACTGCTTCACTATACTGCCTTTCAGAGGGCCTGAGAGAGCCCCAGCCCCCAGTCTCCATGGATTCCCTTATAAATCCTTATCGCAACACTAGAGAAATAAGCCTTATTATCATTCTTGTTATTGATAAAGACAGTGAGGCCACCAGGGGGGTGAGGtctacccccttttttttttttgtagagatggagtctttttttttttttttttttttttgagacagagtctgtcgcccaggctggagtgcagtggcacgatcttggctcactgcaagctccgcctccggggttcacgccattctcctgcctcagcctcccgagtagctgggactacaggcacccgccaccacacccagctaattttttgaatttttagtagagacggggtttcaccatgttagccaggatggtctcgatctcctgaccttgtgatccgcccgcctcagcctcccaaagtgctgagattacaggcgtgagccacggcacccagccgagatggggtcttgctttgttgcccaggttggtctcaaaactcccagcctcaagcaaccctcccacctcagcctcctgtgtagctgagatcacaggtgcacaccactgtgcttggctaatttttgtatttttagtagagttagggtgttaccatgttgcccaggctggtcttaaactcctgggctcaagtgatcctcctgcctcagcctcccaaagcgctgggattacaggcatgagccaccatgcctggctagctttTTAACTTATATGGAAACTCTTTCATTTAAATGCCAATAAagcattattatcatcattattaagATCATCATCAccttattgagcacatactaagTGCCAGGCCTTGTTCTAAACCCATTACAAGAATTAAATCACTGGATGTAAAAACAAGCCTATGAGATAAGTACTAttctccccatttcacagatgaggaaatagagacacaaacaGGCAAAGTCTCTTGCTGGGGGTCATGAGTGAGCTAGAACTTGATctccagggttttttgtttttttgttttttgtttttgtttttgagacagagtcttgctctgtggttcagactgaagtgtagtggcacaatctcggctcactacagcctccatctcccgggttccagcgattctcctgcctcggcctcccaagtagctgtgattacaggtgcccaccaccatgcctagctaactttttatatttttagtacagatggggtttcaccatgtttgccaggctggtcttgaactcccaacctcaggtgatccacctgcctcggcctcccaaagtgctgggattacaggcatgagccactgtgctcggccaatCTCCAGGTCTTTCTACCCCCATGCCAGGCTCTTCATATCAGTTCCAACCACTTGGTTCTCCCAGTCTCACCCTGTACCTCCCAGTCCCAATCACCCCAGCCCATCACCTGAAATTCTTCCTCCAGCACCACCATCTGCCGGTCTTTGTCCACCTTCACTGGGGAGGGGTGGCACACAGGGATTAGACACTCCCCCTGATCCATGGGGGACACAAGCCCAGCCCTCCCTATCTGCCCTCACCACCGCCCTCCCATCCTTCTGTGGGGGAAGATGTCACTCACTTATGATGGCTGCATTGTCTGTCTCTTTTCGGAAGCGGAATTTCCTCAGCTTTTCTGTTAGCTCTGGGTCTACCTCGCACACCACCAGGGAGTCAGACTGCCGGAGGGACCCAGGAAGAGCTGAAATGGCCTGGCCTCAGCCCTCACCCCTTCCCCAAACCTGTTTCTCCATCCACTAATGAAGAGGAGCATCGCGCCGGCCCATCTGATGCCTTTGT from the Homo sapiens chromosome 19 genomic patch of type FIX, GRCh38.p14 PATCHES HG2569_PATCH genome contains:
- the GMFG gene encoding glia maturation factor gamma isoform 1 (isoform 1 is encoded by transcript variant 1) codes for the protein MSDSLVVCEVDPELTEKLRKFRFRKETDNAAIIMKVDKDRQMVVLEEEFQNISPEELKMELPERQPRFVVYSYKYVHDDGRVSYPLCFIFSSPVGCKPEQQMMYAGSKNRLVQTAELTKVFEIRTTDDLTEAWLQEKLSFFR
- the GMFG gene encoding glia maturation factor gamma isoform 2 (isoform 2 is encoded by transcript variant 2), coding for MVVLEEEFQNISPEELKMELPERQPRFVVYSYKYVHDDGRVSYPLCFIFSSPVGCKPEQQMMYAGSKNRLVQTAELTKVFEIRTTDDLTEAWLQEKLSFFR
- the GMFG gene encoding glia maturation factor gamma isoform 3 (isoform 3 is encoded by transcript variant 3) — protein: MKVDKDRQMVVLEEEFQNISPEELKMELPERQPRFVVYSYKYVHDDGRVSYPLCFIFSSPVGCKPEQQMMYAGSKNRLVQTAELTKVFEIRTTDDLTEAWLQEKLSFFR